In Bacillus toyonensis BCT-7112, a single window of DNA contains:
- a CDS encoding amidohydrolase: MKADVVLLNGEVITVDQKNTVVEAVAIQNNRIAFVGSNEEVKSFIGEKTDVIDLQGKTLLPGFIDSHLHLISYGQNQLAVSCKAEHIDSIEALLDDLKKKALETPKGEWIRAWGFNETAVKEKRYPSITELDDISVDHPIIITRTCHHISVVNSKALEIAQINENTPNTSGGVIEKDQAGKLTGRLIEAANMEMSKVASYKESEMMKAVKIASDHFVAAGITSIHDAGGDGPESFRLLQRAVKSRDIRVRIYAMICQINNSHEFVNKMVEAGVITGTGDERFKVGPAKLFTDGSSTGPTIATRESYSSDRNNYGILYYNEEEIYQVLGEAHKKGYQITVHAQGDKAIEMYLNCVERALEESPRKNHRHRIEHAGISSPDLQERMKKLEIVPIPNPPFPYEFGEIYVRHYGDRVNHMYAARDYIDRGIIAAGSSDAPVTDYNPLLGIHVAVNRKTKSGIEVGVNQSISVMEAIKLYTWNGAYASFEEEIKGSIEVGKLADLVILNDSILSVNPNRIKDLKVEITIIDGEIIYQEEQSVKI; this comes from the coding sequence ATGAAAGCTGATGTTGTCTTGTTAAATGGAGAAGTTATTACAGTCGACCAAAAGAATACAGTAGTCGAAGCTGTGGCAATACAAAATAATCGTATCGCATTTGTTGGTTCGAATGAGGAGGTTAAGAGTTTTATAGGAGAAAAAACGGATGTAATTGACTTGCAAGGAAAAACGCTTCTTCCTGGATTCATTGATTCCCATCTGCACCTCATTTCTTATGGACAAAATCAGTTGGCTGTCAGTTGTAAAGCTGAACATATTGATTCTATCGAAGCTTTGTTAGATGACCTAAAAAAGAAGGCATTAGAAACGCCAAAAGGTGAATGGATACGTGCTTGGGGCTTTAATGAAACCGCTGTGAAGGAAAAGCGTTATCCATCAATTACTGAGCTGGATGACATTTCAGTTGACCATCCTATTATTATAACTCGTACTTGTCACCACATAAGCGTAGTGAACAGCAAAGCATTAGAAATTGCGCAAATTAACGAGAACACACCGAACACGAGTGGGGGAGTTATTGAAAAGGATCAGGCAGGAAAGCTTACAGGAAGGTTAATTGAAGCAGCAAATATGGAGATGAGTAAAGTTGCAAGTTATAAAGAAAGTGAAATGATGAAGGCTGTGAAAATTGCATCAGATCATTTCGTTGCAGCTGGTATAACGAGTATACATGACGCAGGTGGAGATGGACCTGAGAGTTTTCGTTTACTACAACGAGCTGTGAAGAGTAGGGATATTCGTGTCCGAATATATGCAATGATATGTCAAATAAATAACTCCCATGAATTTGTTAATAAAATGGTCGAAGCTGGTGTGATAACTGGTACCGGAGATGAGAGGTTCAAGGTTGGACCAGCTAAACTGTTTACAGATGGAAGTAGCACTGGACCTACAATTGCAACCCGTGAGTCGTATTCGAGTGATCGTAACAATTATGGCATTCTTTATTATAATGAGGAAGAAATTTATCAAGTGTTAGGCGAAGCTCACAAAAAAGGTTATCAAATCACTGTGCATGCACAAGGTGATAAAGCTATTGAAATGTATTTAAATTGTGTAGAAAGGGCGTTAGAGGAATCACCAAGAAAAAATCATCGTCATCGAATCGAGCACGCGGGAATTTCTTCACCAGATTTACAAGAGAGAATGAAAAAACTTGAGATAGTTCCAATTCCAAACCCTCCATTTCCATATGAATTCGGAGAGATATATGTACGGCACTATGGTGATCGTGTTAATCATATGTACGCTGCTCGTGATTATATTGATCGAGGCATCATTGCAGCAGGTAGTTCGGATGCACCAGTTACCGACTATAACCCTTTATTAGGAATTCATGTTGCTGTCAATAGAAAAACGAAGTCTGGAATAGAGGTTGGTGTGAATCAATCTATAAGTGTAATGGAAGCTATTAAACTATACACATGGAATGGCGCTTATGCGAGTTTTGAAGAAGAGATAAAAGGAAGCATAGAGGTCGGAAAGTTGGCGGATTTAGTTATATTAAATGACAGCATTTTAAGTGTGAATCCAAACCGAATTAAAGATTTAAAAGTAGAAATAACTATTATTGATGGTGAGATTATTTATCAAGAAGAACAATCAGTGAAAATTTAA
- a CDS encoding aspartate aminotransferase family protein: protein MELVIVQATEQTLSLKQADEKYLWHAMKGASPNPTNLIITKAEGAWVTDIDGNRYLDGMSGLWCVNVGYGRKELARAAFEQLEEMPYFPLTQSHVPAIKLAEKLNEWLDDEYVIFFSNSGSEANETAFKIARQYHQQKGDHGRYKFISRYRAYHGNSMGALAATGQAQRKYKYEPLGQGFLHVAPPDTYRNPEDVRTLASADEIDRVMTWELSQTVAGVIMEPIITGGGILMPPDEYMAKVKEICEKHGALLICDEVICGFGRTGKPFGFMNYGVKPDIITMAKGITSAYLPLAATAVKREIYEAYVGSEDYDRFRHVNTFGGNPAACALALKNLEIMENEKLIDRSKKLGERLLDELEDVKEHPNVGDVRGKGLLLGIELVEDKQTKEPASIEKMNKVINACKEKGLIIGKNGDTVAGYNNILQFAPPLNITEEDFTFIVTTIKECLAQL, encoded by the coding sequence ATGGAGTTGGTGATTGTGCAAGCGACAGAGCAAACACTAAGTTTGAAACAAGCAGATGAAAAGTACCTTTGGCATGCAATGAAAGGAGCATCCCCTAATCCAACGAATTTAATTATTACAAAAGCAGAAGGAGCATGGGTGACGGATATTGATGGAAACCGTTATTTAGACGGCATGTCCGGTCTTTGGTGCGTGAATGTTGGATATGGCCGTAAAGAGCTTGCAAGAGCGGCTTTTGAACAACTGGAAGAAATGCCATATTTTCCTCTGACACAAAGTCATGTTCCTGCTATTAAATTAGCAGAGAAATTGAATGAATGGCTTGATGATGAATACGTTATTTTCTTTTCTAACAGTGGATCGGAAGCAAATGAAACAGCGTTTAAAATTGCTCGTCAATATCATCAGCAAAAAGGTGATCATGGACGCTATAAGTTTATTTCACGCTATCGTGCTTATCATGGTAACTCAATGGGGGCTCTTGCGGCAACAGGACAAGCACAAAGAAAGTATAAATATGAACCACTTGGGCAAGGATTCTTGCATGTAGCACCGCCTGATACGTATCGTAATCCAGAAGATGTTCGTACACTGGCAAGTGCTGATGAAATCGATCGTGTCATGACATGGGAGTTAAGTCAAACAGTAGCCGGCGTAATTATGGAGCCGATTATTACTGGGGGCGGCATTTTGATGCCTCCTGATGAATATATGGCAAAAGTAAAAGAAATTTGCGAGAAGCACGGTGCGTTGCTCATTTGTGATGAAGTAATATGTGGATTTGGGCGGACAGGGAAGCCGTTTGGATTTATGAATTACGGTGTCAAACCAGATATCATTACGATGGCAAAAGGTATTACAAGTGCGTATCTGCCTTTGGCGGCAACAGCAGTTAAACGAGAGATTTATGAGGCGTACGTAGGCAGCGAAGATTATGATCGATTTCGCCATGTGAATACGTTCGGAGGAAACCCTGCAGCTTGTGCCTTAGCTTTGAAAAATTTAGAAATTATGGAGAATGAGAAACTCATTGACCGTTCCAAGAAATTGGGTGAACGACTGTTAGATGAACTAGAGGATGTAAAAGAACATCCAAACGTAGGAGATGTTCGCGGAAAAGGTCTTCTTTTAGGTATTGAACTAGTGGAAGATAAGCAAACAAAAGAACCGGCTTCCATTGAAAAGATGAACAAAGTCATCAATGCTTGTAAAGAAAAAGGTCTAATTATCGGTAAAAATGGTGACACTGTTGCCGGTTACAATAATATTTTGCAATTTGCACCGCCATTAAACATTACAGAGGAAGACTTTACTTTTATCGTTACAACAATAAAAGAGTGTTTAGCTCAACTTTAA
- a CDS encoding polymorphic toxin type 15 domain-containing protein encodes MDVKYRPEPWQNMGDGMNRITKDALIKLRHANESLKRIDGRIRDLDSDGSIHFSPKDQSQKIGELLDSYSTLQKYCGEAGRLVSEHIDKPFLVEMDKFAQKMRDTSILSFETNNRIGSTTTTVLPDAHAGYGSVPQTIKTKKDKITVEDIFKDSPAFDNVLRGEYKELKKQNPDAKLNYEEYKKVVPSTRGFEYKSIEDEQKKLEMVRDIGIGVGIIITTILCPPLGAAAAVVYGAVQIKSGIDGEDWGTHRKLSQEERVGNIIFGGLDAIPVVGAVGKGVKAFKGTSELADLAKLLKFKEGMPGFNPNLGKNVVQSLKENKTLKNALDAMKNTPIPVAVRTVDTGIGMKLPYIESSTVGEVAGKFSKASTAAKDDAYQLAHGHSKLEGSNKTSGVGNNSSRTDEIGIEFKRNPKHNEDEFIRQLKNQEDGLGKLTVDEFIQNRNQFLKYGRSKQANSAQRLARKQAVQDKIDEFMEEGFSFREAEEQALKWIKDKAALHDPDQIAGGNPLKITGMGDSRINSSIGSQWKSRIGNVDKEIRRVADTLSEEEKKLIYLNVRLKSE; translated from the coding sequence ATGGATGTGAAATATAGACCTGAACCATGGCAAAACATGGGAGATGGTATGAATCGAATTACAAAAGATGCACTCATAAAATTACGGCACGCAAATGAATCATTAAAAAGAATTGATGGAAGAATACGAGATTTAGACTCAGATGGTAGTATACATTTTAGCCCAAAAGATCAATCGCAAAAAATAGGGGAATTACTTGATAGCTATTCGACATTACAAAAATATTGCGGAGAAGCAGGGCGATTGGTGTCTGAACATATAGATAAACCTTTTTTAGTAGAAATGGATAAATTCGCTCAAAAAATGAGAGATACATCTATTCTTAGCTTCGAAACAAATAACCGAATTGGCTCTACAACAACGACAGTATTACCAGATGCGCACGCGGGATACGGAAGTGTACCGCAAACAATAAAAACAAAAAAAGATAAAATAACTGTAGAAGATATTTTTAAAGATTCACCTGCATTTGATAACGTACTGAGAGGGGAATACAAAGAACTAAAAAAACAAAATCCAGATGCAAAACTAAATTATGAAGAATATAAGAAAGTAGTCCCATCCACACGAGGATTTGAATACAAATCAATAGAAGATGAACAGAAAAAACTAGAAATGGTGCGAGACATAGGAATAGGCGTAGGAATCATCATCACAACAATCCTTTGCCCACCACTCGGGGCCGCTGCCGCAGTTGTATACGGCGCGGTACAAATCAAAAGTGGTATCGACGGAGAAGACTGGGGAACACATAGGAAATTGAGCCAAGAAGAGCGGGTAGGAAACATCATTTTTGGCGGATTAGATGCAATCCCAGTTGTTGGAGCAGTAGGAAAAGGAGTAAAAGCATTCAAAGGCACGAGTGAATTAGCAGATTTAGCGAAATTATTAAAATTCAAAGAAGGAATGCCTGGTTTTAATCCAAATTTGGGTAAAAATGTGGTACAATCGCTTAAGGAAAATAAGACTTTAAAAAATGCACTAGATGCTATGAAAAATACTCCTATTCCAGTAGCAGTTAGGACGGTGGATACTGGAATAGGAATGAAGCTTCCTTATATAGAATCTTCAACTGTTGGAGAAGTAGCTGGAAAGTTTTCAAAGGCAAGTACGGCAGCTAAGGATGACGCTTATCAACTTGCTCATGGGCATAGTAAATTAGAAGGAAGTAATAAAACTAGCGGAGTGGGTAATAATAGCTCGCGTACTGACGAAATTGGAATCGAATTTAAACGTAATCCAAAACATAATGAAGATGAGTTTATACGACAATTAAAAAACCAAGAAGATGGGCTGGGGAAATTGACAGTTGATGAGTTTATTCAGAATCGGAACCAATTTTTAAAATATGGAAGATCAAAACAAGCAAATTCAGCTCAAAGATTAGCACGAAAACAAGCTGTGCAAGATAAAATAGATGAATTTATGGAAGAAGGTTTTTCATTTAGGGAAGCAGAAGAGCAAGCTTTAAAGTGGATAAAGGATAAAGCTGCATTACATGACCCAGATCAAATTGCGGGTGGAAATCCATTAAAAATAACTGGCATGGGTGATTCTAGAATTAATTCATCAATAGGTTCGCAGTGGAAAAGCAGGATTGGTAATGTGGATAAGGAAATTAGACGAGTTGCTGACACCTTATCAGAGGAAGAAAAAAAATTGATATATCTTAATGTTAGATTGAAATCGGAGTAG
- a CDS encoding M15 family metallopeptidase: MVLAMGWSLAACSGKQTSQETTNNNDKNKNEINANKKDVLPISDVNDWRIILVNREHMLSKELGIELTSITQNAKPNMKIDSRIATSYQDMVAAAKKEGINLYLRSGYRAIKLQQTYYDASVKSYKSQGLSDKEASAKALEYLQYPGASEHHTGLALDIISVEWQNTVEDLNAKFETTDAFKWLDKNAAEYGFTLRYPKDKENITGIKYEPWHYRYVGKEVAVYLKEKGLTLEEYSEKIKSGK; this comes from the coding sequence TTGGTATTGGCAATGGGATGGAGCCTTGCTGCTTGTAGTGGAAAGCAAACATCTCAGGAAACTACTAATAATAACGATAAAAATAAAAATGAGATAAATGCGAATAAAAAAGATGTTTTACCTATCTCTGATGTTAATGATTGGAGAATTATCCTTGTAAATAGAGAGCATATGTTATCAAAGGAACTAGGAATTGAATTAACAAGTATTACCCAAAATGCGAAGCCAAATATGAAAATAGATAGTAGAATTGCAACTTCCTATCAGGATATGGTAGCAGCTGCAAAAAAAGAGGGAATCAATCTTTATTTAAGATCAGGTTATCGAGCTATAAAATTACAACAAACTTATTATGATGCTTCAGTTAAAAGCTATAAATCTCAAGGTTTGTCGGATAAAGAGGCTAGTGCTAAAGCATTGGAATATCTTCAGTATCCTGGTGCAAGTGAACATCATACGGGATTAGCGTTAGACATTATTTCAGTTGAATGGCAGAATACGGTAGAAGATTTAAATGCAAAATTTGAAACGACTGATGCATTCAAATGGTTAGATAAGAATGCTGCAGAGTATGGGTTTACTCTCCGCTATCCGAAAGATAAAGAGAATATTACTGGCATTAAGTATGAGCCATGGCATTATCGTTATGTAGGAAAAGAAGTTGCTGTGTATCTAAAAGAAAAAGGGTTAACTTTAGAAGAATATAGCGAAAAAATTAAGTCAGGCAAGTAA
- a CDS encoding WXG100 family type VII secretion target, whose product MSGKEVEIIGSNTASAISYAQNIENGMKDSLNEAKNLKAYVTCANWNGKTRDAFLSYLDLIIQYNSELVDAFEGHTKALKELDKSIQTYGDRSEVRAIKQL is encoded by the coding sequence ATGAGTGGTAAAGAGGTTGAAATTATAGGAAGTAACACTGCAAGTGCCATTTCTTACGCACAAAACATAGAAAATGGTATGAAGGATTCTTTAAACGAAGCGAAAAACTTAAAAGCATACGTTACATGTGCGAACTGGAATGGAAAAACGAGAGATGCCTTTTTAAGTTATCTAGATTTAATCATTCAATATAACTCAGAACTGGTAGATGCATTTGAAGGACATACGAAAGCTTTGAAAGAGTTAGATAAAAGTATTCAAACGTACGGAGATAGATCGGAAGTAAGGGCGATAAAACAGTTGTGA
- a CDS encoding DUF5081 family protein, whose protein sequence is MGKERNFAPAELYVLAGAAGVTDIFGLPNRDVIILLDEECVTKATMSLKEKGLLTSENGITPAAFQIIELLKEYENCHEYTRMNNVLIGFLKEDKDRVAVLTEIEPNKKYEIDYIPKPDVYFSLLTRIPFLLREPREIEDTFFSKRMTEAEQQTFEGKDLSNKDVIAIETYTRPRSNRGGKWECFLYFTEGEDFVQIDVDRNRYDWVSLYAVNKKLYDVLKMPYKKLIDPRQFSLGGIQ, encoded by the coding sequence ATGGGAAAAGAAAGGAATTTTGCACCAGCTGAATTATATGTTCTCGCAGGTGCAGCCGGGGTTACGGATATATTTGGATTGCCAAACCGTGACGTAATTATTTTACTTGATGAAGAATGTGTCACAAAAGCAACTATGAGTTTAAAAGAAAAAGGCCTACTTACAAGTGAAAACGGAATTACCCCTGCAGCTTTTCAAATAATTGAGCTATTAAAGGAATATGAAAATTGTCATGAATACACGAGAATGAATAATGTATTAATTGGCTTTTTAAAAGAGGATAAAGACCGAGTGGCTGTATTAACAGAAATAGAACCAAATAAAAAATACGAGATCGACTACATACCAAAACCGGACGTATATTTTTCATTATTAACACGCATACCCTTCTTATTGAGAGAACCGAGAGAAATAGAAGATACATTTTTCTCAAAGAGAATGACAGAGGCAGAACAACAAACATTTGAGGGAAAAGATTTATCAAATAAAGACGTTATAGCGATAGAAACGTATACGAGGCCTCGAAGTAATAGAGGAGGAAAATGGGAATGTTTCTTATATTTCACTGAAGGAGAAGATTTCGTTCAAATAGATGTAGATCGTAATCGATATGACTGGGTGAGCCTCTATGCGGTTAATAAGAAATTGTATGACGTGTTAAAAATGCCATATAAAAAGTTAATTGACCCGAGACAATTCTCGTTAGGAGGTATTCAATAA
- a CDS encoding CapA family protein, with protein MLHNLQRSKNKFLLCLIFLVLLTACDNTDVKSSKASSPPAQSNTDTSLKAPNWVEKSPIQQSPNFIEDKKVKSVVNVMATGDNLYHDAVIKDGKQKDGSYDYHYIYENIKKAVQSSDLAIVNQETPIAGNNLKVQGYPTFNTPEEVGQSLVDTGFNIVTQATNHAMDMGIKGVANTREYWKKYPDVIPLGINENQNERNEIKTITKNGIRFALLNYTYGTNGIKIPADKSWALNVMDKKAIQNDVEKAKSSSDMVIVMVHWGVEYTSTPSKQQKEVAQYLTDLGVDVVIGNHPHVIQPIEWKQNKDGHETLIYYSLGNLISAQEKLETLVGGLSYIQFVKYEDKTFGIRQAALVPTVTDYADGKKQFKIQFLKDYSDEDSKNHGIKKFVGPVSLESFKDIPRDVLGNWYKD; from the coding sequence ATGTTACATAATTTACAGAGAAGTAAAAATAAATTTTTATTATGTCTTATTTTTTTAGTACTTTTAACCGCTTGTGATAATACAGATGTTAAGTCATCTAAAGCTTCATCACCACCGGCTCAATCAAATACAGATACATCATTAAAAGCACCAAACTGGGTAGAGAAAAGTCCCATTCAACAGTCTCCTAATTTTATTGAAGATAAAAAAGTAAAATCGGTTGTGAATGTAATGGCAACGGGTGATAATTTATATCATGATGCAGTAATTAAAGATGGCAAACAAAAAGACGGTTCATATGATTATCACTATATTTATGAAAATATCAAAAAAGCTGTTCAATCAAGTGATCTTGCTATAGTGAACCAGGAGACTCCAATAGCAGGAAATAATCTAAAAGTACAGGGATATCCGACTTTCAATACACCTGAAGAAGTAGGTCAATCTTTAGTGGACACTGGATTCAATATAGTGACGCAAGCGACAAATCACGCTATGGATATGGGTATTAAAGGTGTTGCGAATACAAGAGAATACTGGAAGAAATATCCGGATGTTATCCCATTAGGCATTAATGAGAATCAAAATGAGCGTAATGAAATAAAAACGATTACAAAAAATGGTATTCGTTTTGCGTTACTAAATTATACATACGGTACGAATGGAATTAAAATTCCAGCTGATAAGTCTTGGGCATTAAATGTAATGGATAAAAAAGCGATACAAAATGATGTGGAAAAGGCAAAGAGTAGCTCCGATATGGTGATTGTTATGGTGCATTGGGGAGTAGAATATACCTCTACACCTTCAAAGCAACAAAAAGAAGTTGCTCAATATTTAACAGATTTAGGTGTAGATGTAGTAATTGGAAATCATCCACATGTAATTCAACCAATTGAGTGGAAACAAAATAAAGATGGACATGAAACGCTAATCTATTATTCTCTTGGAAATCTTATTTCTGCTCAAGAAAAATTAGAAACATTGGTAGGAGGATTATCTTATATACAATTTGTTAAGTATGAAGATAAAACTTTTGGTATACGACAAGCGGCACTCGTACCGACAGTAACCGACTATGCTGATGGTAAGAAACAATTTAAAATTCAATTTTTAAAAGATTATTCGGATGAAGATTCTAAAAATCATGGGATTAAAAAATTTGTCGGCCCCGTTTCTTTAGAGAGTTTCAAGGATATCCCTAGAGATGTGTTGGGAAATTGGTATAAAGACTAA